In Canis lupus familiaris isolate Mischka breed German Shepherd chromosome 23, alternate assembly UU_Cfam_GSD_1.0, whole genome shotgun sequence, the following are encoded in one genomic region:
- the CTDSPL gene encoding CTD small phosphatase-like protein isoform X2: MDGPAIITQVTNPKEDEGRARGASEKASQCNVSLKKQRSRGILSSFFCCFRDYNVEAPPASGPSVLPPLVEENGGLQKPPAKYLLPEVTVLDYGKKCVVIDLDETLVHSSFKPISNADFIVPVEIDGTIHQVYVLKRPHVDEFLQRMGQLFECVLFTASLAKYADPVADLLDRWGVFRARLFRESCVFHRGNYVKDLSRLGRELSKVIIVDNSPASYIFHPENAVPVQSWFDDMTDTELLDLIPFFEGLSREDDVYSMLHRLCNR, encoded by the exons CATCTCAATGCAACGTCAGCTTAAAGAAGCAGAGGAGCCGTGGAATCCTCAGCTCCTTCTTCTGCTGCTTCCGTGACTACAATGTGGAGGCCCCGCCCGCCAGCGGCCCCAGCGTGCTTCCGCCCCTGGTGGAGGAGAACGGTGGGCTTCAGAAG ccaccAGCTAAATACCTCCTTCCAGAGGTGACGGTGCTTGACTATGGAAAGAAGTGTGTGGTCATTGACTTAGATGAAACATTGGTGCACAGTTCATTTAAG ccTATTAGTAATGCTGATTTTATTGTTCCGGTTGAAATCGATGGAACTATACATCAG GTGTATGTGCTGAAGCGGCCCCACGTGGATGAGTTCCTCCAGAGGATGGGGCAGCTCTTCGAGTGTGTGCTCTTTACTGCCAGCTTGGCTAAG TACGCAGACCCCGTGGCCGACCTGCTGGACCGCTGGGGTGTGTTCCGGGCCCGGCTCTTCAGAGAATCATGTGTCTTCCATCGTGGGAACTACGTGAAGGACCTGAGCCGCCTGGGCCGGGAGCTGAGCAAAGTGATCATTGTGGACAATTCTCCCGCCTCGTACATCTTCCATCCTGAGAATGCA GTGCCTGTGCAGTCCTGGTTCGATGACATGACGGACACAGAGCTGCTGGACCTCATCCCCTTCTTTGAGGGCTTGAGCCGGGAAGACGACGTGTACAGCATGCTGCACAGACTCTGCAATAGGTAG
- the CTDSPL gene encoding CTD small phosphatase-like protein isoform X1 has product MDGPAIITQVTNPKEDEGRARGASEKASQCNVSLKKQRSRGILSSFFCCFRDYNVEAPPASGPSVLPPLVEENGGLQKGDQRQVIPIPSPPAKYLLPEVTVLDYGKKCVVIDLDETLVHSSFKPISNADFIVPVEIDGTIHQVYVLKRPHVDEFLQRMGQLFECVLFTASLAKYADPVADLLDRWGVFRARLFRESCVFHRGNYVKDLSRLGRELSKVIIVDNSPASYIFHPENAVPVQSWFDDMTDTELLDLIPFFEGLSREDDVYSMLHRLCNR; this is encoded by the exons CATCTCAATGCAACGTCAGCTTAAAGAAGCAGAGGAGCCGTGGAATCCTCAGCTCCTTCTTCTGCTGCTTCCGTGACTACAATGTGGAGGCCCCGCCCGCCAGCGGCCCCAGCGTGCTTCCGCCCCTGGTGGAGGAGAACGGTGGGCTTCAGAAG ggTGACCAGAGGCAGGTCATTCCCATACCAAGT ccaccAGCTAAATACCTCCTTCCAGAGGTGACGGTGCTTGACTATGGAAAGAAGTGTGTGGTCATTGACTTAGATGAAACATTGGTGCACAGTTCATTTAAG ccTATTAGTAATGCTGATTTTATTGTTCCGGTTGAAATCGATGGAACTATACATCAG GTGTATGTGCTGAAGCGGCCCCACGTGGATGAGTTCCTCCAGAGGATGGGGCAGCTCTTCGAGTGTGTGCTCTTTACTGCCAGCTTGGCTAAG TACGCAGACCCCGTGGCCGACCTGCTGGACCGCTGGGGTGTGTTCCGGGCCCGGCTCTTCAGAGAATCATGTGTCTTCCATCGTGGGAACTACGTGAAGGACCTGAGCCGCCTGGGCCGGGAGCTGAGCAAAGTGATCATTGTGGACAATTCTCCCGCCTCGTACATCTTCCATCCTGAGAATGCA GTGCCTGTGCAGTCCTGGTTCGATGACATGACGGACACAGAGCTGCTGGACCTCATCCCCTTCTTTGAGGGCTTGAGCCGGGAAGACGACGTGTACAGCATGCTGCACAGACTCTGCAATAGGTAG